In Oryza brachyantha chromosome 1, ObraRS2, whole genome shotgun sequence, the following are encoded in one genomic region:
- the LOC102719914 gene encoding clavaminate synthase-like protein At3g21360, translating to MVAPAGSFFEEAALPEQRLVEGVAFPAVLVPSAAAAGRGLDEFLDAARSERAPRVEPLLRAAGAVLLRGFPARAAADFDRAVDAFGYDELPYVGGAAPRTNVVGRVFTANESPPDQKIPFHHEMAQVPTFPSKLFFFCEVEPKSGGETPIVLSHYVYKRMKEKYPEFVEKLEKDGLIYTRVLGEGDDPSSPIGRGWQSTFLTKDRAVAEERAAKLGMKLEWSDDGGVKTIMGPIPAVKWDESRGRKIWFNSMVAAYTGWKDARNDPVKAVTFGDGSPLPADVIAGCGEILEEECVAVPWRRGDILLIDNWAVLHSRRSFEPPRRILASLCK from the exons atggtggcgccggcggggagctTCTTCGAGGAGGCCGCCCTCCCGGAGCAGCGGCTCGTCGAGGGCGTCGCCTTCCCGGCGGTGCTCgtcccgagcgccgccgcggccggccgcgGCCTCGACGAATTCCTGGACGCCGCGCGGTCGGAGAGGGCGCCCCGGGTGGAACCGCTGctgcgcgcggccggcgccgtgctGCTGCGCGGGTtcccggcgcgcgcggcggcggacttcgACCGCGCTGTTGACGCCTTCGGGTACGACGAGCTCCCctacgtcggcggcgcggcgccccgGACCAACGTGGTGGGTCGGGTGTTCACCGCCAACGAGTCGCCGCCCGACCAGAAGATCCCCTTCCACCACGAGATGGCGCAG GTTCCAACATTTCCATCGAAACTGTTCTTCTTCTGTGAAGTGGAGCCCAAGAGTGGTGGGGAGACACCAATAGTGTTGAGCCACTACGTCTACAAGAGGATGAAGGAAAAGTATCCAGAATTTGTCGAGAAGTTAGAGAAAGATGGGCTGATTTACACCAGGGTGTTGGGAGAGGGTGATGATCCATCTTCTCCTATTGGCCGTGGATGGCAATCTACATTTCTCACCAAGGACAGGGCCGTTGCCGAAGAAAG GGCTGCGAAGCTCGGGATGAAGCTGGAAtggagcgacgacggcggagtgAAGACGATCATGGGCCCGATACCGGCGGTGAAGTGGGACGAGAGCCGGGGGAGGAAGATATGGTTCAACAGCATGGTGGCCGCCTACACCGGGTGGAAGGACGCCCGGAACGACCCCGTCAAGGCCGTCACCTTCGGCGACGGCTCCCCGCTGCCCGCCGACGTCATCGCCGGGTGCGGCGAGATCCTGGAGGAGGAGTGCGTCGCCGTcccgtggcggcggggcgacaTCCTGCTCATCGACAACTGGGCGGTGCTCCACTCCCGGCGATCCTTTGAGCCTCCTCGCCGCATCCTTGCCTCGCTCTGTAAATGA